Proteins found in one Mytilus edulis chromosome 2, xbMytEdul2.2, whole genome shotgun sequence genomic segment:
- the LOC139510088 gene encoding phosphatidylserine lipase ABHD16A-like isoform X2, translating into MIRGMGRAYNADYTLFLEVLLAAEKSCTPQNRKMLAGFDFEFWGWPIDFKWSDVNNREVKRTKIQVPKSSAILGLSKVIHYPATLVSYMCAHTFGRRMMYPGATALMNTLLEPTLCQNRSKLIEEKHGIRAKVQTEDKNEIDTLFFDRRNSVGSNGKTVVICCEGNAGFYEIGCTVTPMEAGYSVLGWNHPGFAGSSGAPLPDQEQSAIDSVIQYAIHKLGFMPDNIALFAWSIGGYSATWAAMNYPDISFVILDATFDHVLPLAEARMPKSFNSITKLTINNYLNLENSEQLCRYPGPILLIRRLEDEMITTQGDGRGTVLESNRGNYLLQHLLQYRYPNIVDETTFSVLSRWLSKPISQQEDIFDGDLCLSQIKSYINENSESFPCLIGEGFTQEEKENMTLFLASKYMSEFNSTHCSPLPSALFHRPWTLGM; encoded by the exons GTATGGGAAGAGCATATAATGCAGATTATACCTTATTCCTTGAAGTACTGCTTGCAGCAGAGAAGTCATGTACACCACAGAATAgg aaaatgttGGCAGGTTTTGACTTTGAGTTCTGGGGTTGGCCAATTGATTTTAAATGGAGTGATGTAAATAACAG GGAAGTGAAAAGAACTAAGATACAGGTTCCAAAATCTTCTGCTATATTAGGTCTATCTAAAGTAATCCATTATCCTGCAACACTAGTTAG CTATATGTGTGCACACACATTTGGTAGACGTATGATGTATCCTGGAGCCACAGCCCTGATGAATACATTACTAG AACCAACTTTATGCCAGAATAGATCAAAACTGATTGAAGag AAACATGGTATTAGAGCCAAGGTACAGACAGAGGATAAGAATGAGATAGATACTCTTTTCTTCGATAGACGTAACTCAGTTGGCAGTAATGGTAAAACAGTG GTAATATGCTGTGAGGGTAATGCAGGTTTTTATGAGATTGGATGTACAGTCACACCAATGGAAGCTGGATATTCTGTACTAGGATGGAATCATCCTGGGTTTGCTGGAAGTTCT GGTGCACCACTTCCAGACCAGGAACAGAGTGCAATAGATTCAGTTATTCAGTATGCTATTCACAAATTAGGTTTTATGCCAGACAATATAGCCTTATTTGCTTGGTCGATTGGAGGATACTCAGCTACATGGGCAGCTATGAATTACCCTGATATAAGTTTTGTA aTTTTAGATGCAACATTTGATCATGTGTTACCCTTAGCTGAAGCAAGAATGCCCAAGTCTTTCA ATAGCATAACAAAGCTAACAATAAACAACTACTTGAATTTAGAAAATAGTGAACAATTATGCAG ATATCCAGGTCCAATACTGCTAATAAGAAGACTGGAGGATGAAATGATCACAACTCA AGGTGATGGCAGAGGTACAGTTTTAGAGAGTAATAGAGGAAATTATTTACTGCAGCATCTACTTCAATACAGATACCCAAATATTGTAGATGAAACAACATTTAGTGTATTATCAAGATGGTTAAGTAAACCTATTTCACAGCAAG aagACATTTTTGATGGTGATCTTTGCCTTTCACAAATAAAatcatacataaatgaaaattcagAAAGTTTTCCTTGTTTAATAG GTGAAGGTTTTACAcaggaagaaaaagaaaacatgacTTTATTTTTG GCATCTAAATATATGAGCGAGTTTAATTCAACCCACTGCTCACCACTACCATCAGCCTTGTTCCATAGACCATGGACTCTGGGAATGTGA